The window CATGGAAAATCTTAATACTCAACGATTTCTGCATTCTCTATTTCAGTTACAATATGCTGATTAACATTTTCAGTTTTCACTAAATCTTGGTGATTAATATTTTTAGGTTTACCtactttttttgtgattttttttcccaggtAGAATTTCGTTGCATTTTAATGCTGAACAAAAGTTGTATTGGTCATACTTTTCCTcgcatttaaaataatgtgaACGATTTTCACCACACTTATCTGAAGCAAAATAACAAGTGCAACAACCTTCTATATACATTTCGTACaagctatatatataatcgACGTGTTCGCAATGCAATTCCCAATTCTTATTGGCTTCTGCTATTTTGCCTTTCATGCCGTTGaaattcttaaaataatcatgcaaatttttcatttccataCATTCGTCTAATCTACAATCAAAGTAATGGAAACCGGGTTTATGTTTAGATACTTCACGAATGTACACTAATCTTTCTTCTATTAAGCGTGACAACTGGgtatttttatcactttgtTGATTtgttctaaatttttttaaaaattcttgTGATGACTTAGCTTTAGAATCAAACACCTTCTGTATCGATGCAGAATTATCAAGGATATCCTTTAGTATTAACAAATTGTTGATTTTAGTTCCTACATCAAGCACTTTGGAAGATTCTGGTATTCTGTGAATATTTCTcgaatttatattaaatattttttttttagctcaCCATATGTCCAGTGGATAATATATAGACAATCGTCGCTGGCATTAGTTGCATCATCCTGAATATCAGCCATGTTTGTTCTTAAATTTCTTGCTagatttttacacaaaactGTTATCCCTGGATAGATTTCTTCTAATGATAATACATCATTGCAGTCACTACAATAGTTTTTGATATCCTTGTTATCGTtctatttttcatatattttttctgcatctAACTCTTTTAAGATGCTATCCTGAAaattaaatagaaaaaaatatatcatgtGTGAGCATTCCATTGAACCTTCTATCAACATTAATATGGTTTCTTTTGAACGGTcacataatatttaaaattaattattataaaaaaaagttata is drawn from Plasmodium cynomolgi strain B DNA, scaffold: 0385, whole genome shotgun sequence and contains these coding sequences:
- a CDS encoding hypothetical protein (putative), which produces KKKIFNINSRNIHRIPESSKVLDVGTKINNLLILKDILDNSASIQKVFDSKAKSSQEFLKKFRTNQQSDKNTQLSRLIEERLVYIREVSKHKPGFHYFDCRLDECMEMKNLHDYFKNFNGMKGKIAEANKNWELHCEHVDYIYSLYEMYIEGCCTCYFASDKCGENRSHYFKCEEKYDQYNFCSALKCNEILPGKKNHKKSR